In the genome of Conger conger chromosome 8, fConCon1.1, whole genome shotgun sequence, one region contains:
- the otud4 gene encoding OTU domain-containing protein 4, with product MEGGTGDMQTSDNGVERLMDEFLKSKGFYRKKIAKDGSCLFRAVAEQVLRCQSRHTEVRATCVDYLKKNRVKYESFIEGNFEEYLQQLEDPQNWVGEVEISALAVIYRHDFIIFQEPGKPPVNITENSFSDKVRLCFLNGNHYDSVYPREFVNKAALCQSILYELLYEKVYGVDRDVVLAGFRGGKDGRDDGHGECKSSDESDLEEEDDFWPNDAVVPTNMNNQRSSNNDQHSKTAKSHQSRSTLSQRVQRSLNPTLFRNVEYDVWLRSQRAQQKRDFCIAAGMQYTVGDKCKVRLDNTGRFYSAYIQAVDPDNGPVTVFIEELGKKHSIPLWNLRPTSSADGESWSTVAEKGKRLSLVNGNGQHSGKAPRPSDLPPPRSRATSTPVQGTPPERDGRGGRKPGKSSPTLQGPLARVHKQNSWPSQATVEELAADGSTRAAARSPDWKNGCIQQPRPQSDVSLKSQKPNSTKGPSRKGELGAPSGPPQEPHFGLSPDERLARAEEQKSQALLEIMQRDERSFPALGSQGSSRAANQANDAGRRTTPQAGERRGSRRKGDPQEQFQDGDNSVRPAQREEKNKLLTSAQPGCSSGAQSAPPHSSEPRTPVTVTSAAAPPPAVTAPVLATSTPLAAPASAPATSAPPPAVTAPGPAISTPLVASAPAPATSAVTAPGPATSAPLAVSAPSPVVNAPPPAVTDPTPASSAPSPPVSAPPPVESAPVAAPCTPTPPPPASMQSSASVAPPTHVPPPSSTSAAPSTPSVLPAPPPVVPNPPQQQWDPAPLTGFPPGTPPVEPSHYNGASPYPPGVMSQLGIAPGPPPTPPMLPEHLSHPHPHAHSPSLPPHGHSPSLPPHGHSPSLPPHGHSPSLPPHAPLSFHQMAQLYQDPLYPGFPVNDKEEMVNVPPYCYMPNGQDLPREIGILRFFFNLGVKAYSHPAWPPHSYLYQLQQAHMTCSMQPKVSFLTSWYPEGPPPGPFRMSPMPTGSMPMPEGYGPPPSYGHGPTGGRGPAQFERAHCPVQPGVGMAMALGPQHTDLGLGSDGRPPLGYSPQPAAPLPPHLGGLPWPGPRPNAYPGAYSTPPPPPHAQYLPSGPQYPAVTLGYHVSRLSAGAPAPAAVPHVSASDGPPGRAVSHPPAEGPPAPAPERGRGQEPQSVPLSTVPPPPPPVSLPAQLGPPREARTLTGGGKAGHVRSTPEPPRPLAGLPLPAMKVCVRDDRRSVVVDQGPAGENRGDIAVPVAGGGAPREGPMQMGEPQAYGAPHSSSEVWEEEGEPGEEALQSGRLYYARTYKARRGHEDGRGYRDGRWREGRGYRGRRGSDDRRDYSYRDRRAENGPGYPASNIKGPNNRGRGRGYNQYSNGREAGYSGGNQRSNTYAES from the exons ATGGAAGGGGGTACGGGAGACATGCAGACCAGCGACAATGGTGTGGAAAGATTAATGGATGAATTTCTGAAGTCAAAAGGGTTTTATCGGAAGAAAATAGCCAAAGACGGCTCCTGTCTGTTTAGAGCGGTCGCCGAGCAG GTACTTCGTTGCCAAAGTCGACATACCGAAGTGCGGGCTACCTGTGTCGATTACTTGAAAAAGAACAGAGTAAAATACGAGTCG TTCATTGAGGGGAACTTTGAAGAGTACTTACAACAACTTGAAGATCCACAG AACTGGGTTGGAGAAGTTGAAATAAGTGCACTGGCTGTCATATATAG GCATGATTTCATCATCTTTCAGGAACCTGGAAAGCCGCCTGTGAATATAACTGAAAACAGCTTTTCTGATAAG GTCCGGCTGTGCTTCCTAAATGGGAATCATTATGATAGTGTCTACCCCAGGGAGTTTGTGAACAAGGCTGCCCTCTGCCAGT CCATTTTGTACGAGCTGCTGTACGAGAAGGTGTACGGGGTGGACCGCGACGTGGTGCTGGCGGGCTTCAGGGGCGGCAAGGACGGCCGGGACGATGGTCACGGGGAGTGCAAGAGCAGCGACGAGTCCGAcctggaggaagaggacgaCTTCTG GCCCAATGATGCAGTTGTTCCCACCAACATGAACAACCAGAGGTCCTCGAACAATGACCAGCATTCTAAG ACTGCAAAGTCTCATCAGTCGAGGTCCACTCTGTCCCAAAGAGTTCAGAGGTCACTCAACCCCACGCTGTTCAGAAATGTGGAGTACGACGTCTGGTTGAGGTCTCAGCGAG CTCAGCAAAAGCGTGACTTCTGCATCGCTGCGGGAATGCAGTACACAGTTGGGGATAAATGCAAG GTGCGCTTGGATAACACAGGTCGATTCTACAGCGCGTACATCCAGGCGGTGGATCCCGACAATGGGCCCGTCACCGTGTTTATCGAAGAACTTGGAAAGAA ACACTCCATCCCTCTGTGGAACCTGCGGCCCACGTCCTCTGCGGACGGGGAGTCATGGAGCACGGTGGCGGAGAAGGGGAAGAGGCTGAGCCTGGTGAACGGTAACGGGCAGCACTCAGGCAAAGCCCCCCGGCCTTCCGACCTGCCCCCGCCTCGGTCCAGGGCCACCTCCACCCCCGTGCAGGGCACCCCTCCGGAGCGGGACGGCCGGGGCGGCAGGAAACCAGGCAAGAGCTCGCCCACCCTCCAGGGACCCCTGGCCCGGGTGCACAAGCAGAACTCCTGGCCCTCGCAGGCCACCGTAGAGGAACTGGCAGCAGACGGGAGTACACGCGCCGCAGCCAG ATCCCCAGACTGGAAAAATGGATGCATACAACAACCAAGACCTCAATCGGACGTATCCCTGAAGAGCCAGAAACCCAATTCCACAAAGGGTCCCTCTAG GAAGGGCGAGCTCGGGGCCCCCAGCGGCCCGCCGCAGGAGCCTCACTTTGGGCTGTCGCCGGACGAGCGCCTGGCGCGCGCGGAGGAGCAGAAGTCGCAGGCGCTCCTGGAGATCATGCAGCGCGATGAGAGGAGCTTCCCCGCTCTGGGG AGCCAGGGAAGTTCCCGAGCTGCCAATCAGGCCAACGACGCGGGGAGAAGGACGACCCCCCAGGCCGGGGAGAGGCGCGGCTCCAGGAGGAAGGGGGACCCTCAGGAGCAGTTCCAGGACGGTG ATAATTCTGTCAGACCTGcccagagggaggagaagaacaAACTCTTG ACTTCAGCCCAACCTGGCTGCTCTTCAGGGGCTCAAAGTGCTCCACCACATTCCTCTGAGCCCCGCACCCCTGTCACTGTCACTTCTGctgctgcccctccccctgctgtAACTGCCCCTGTTCTAGCCACATCTACCCCTCTAGCTGCCCCTGCCTCTGCTCCAGCTAcatctgcccctccccctgctgtAACTGCCCCTGGTCCAGCTATATCTACCcctctggttgcctctgccccTGCTCCAGCTACATCTGCTGTAACTGCCCCTGGTCCAGCTACATCTGCCCCTCTGGCTGTATCTGCTCCTTCCCCTGTTGTAAatgcccctccccctgctgtTACTGACCCCACTCCAGCTTCATCTGCCCCTTCTCCACCTgtctctgcccctccccctgttgAATCTGCTCCTGTTGCTGCTCCATGTACCCCtactccacctccacctgcttCCATGCAGTCTAGCGCTTCTGTGGCTCCTCCTACCCATGTTCCACCCCCATCCTCCACCTCAGCTGCCCCTAGTACCCCTTCTGTTCTCCCTGCTCCCCCTCCTGTGGTGCCCAATCCTCCCCAGCAGCAGTGGGACCCGGCGCCCCTGACAGGGTTCCCTCCCGGAACACCCCCTGTGGAGCCCTCGCACTACAACGGGGCCAGCCCCTACCCTCCAG GCGTGATGTCCCAGCTTGGGATCGCTCCAGGACCACCCCCCACTCCACCGATGCTGCCCGAGCACCtgtcccacccccacccccatgcccATTCACCCTCCCTACCCCCTCACGGGCATTCCCCCTCCCTACCCCCTCACGGGCATTCCCCCTCCCTACCCCCTCACgggcactctccctctctacccccccaCGCGCCCCTGTCTTTCCACCAAATGGCGCAACTCTACCAGGATCCACTCTACCCCGGCTTCCCCGTCAACGACAAGGAAGAGATGGTCAACGTGCCACCGTACTGCTACATGCCAAACGGACAGGACCTTCCCCGAG AAATTGGCATCCTGCGATTTTTCTTCAATCTGGGTGTCAAG GCTTACAGCCACCCAGCATGGCCTCCCCACTCATACCTATACCAGCTGCAACAAGCCCATATGACATGCTCCATGCAGCCCAAAGTGTCCTTCCTGACGTCCTGGTACCCTGAGGGCCCTCCCCCGGGCCCCTTCCGAATGAGCCCCATGCCCACCGGCTCCATGCCGATGCCAGAGGGGTACGGACCCCCTCCGAGCTACGGACACGGCCCCACGGGCGGCCGGGGTCCGGCCCAATTTGAGCGCGCTCACTGTCCTGTGCAGCCAGGGGTGGGCATGGCTATGGCCCTTGGCCCCCAGCACACGGACCTGGGGCTGGGTTCTGACGGGCGCCCCCCCCTGGGGTACAGCCCCCAGCCTGCCGCCCCCCTACCCCCTCACTTGGGGGGCCTGCCATGGCCTGGGCCCCGCCCAAACGCCTACCCAGGAGCGTActccacccctcctcctccccctcatgCCCAGTATCTCCCCTCTGGTCCTCAGTACCCCGCCGTCACGCTGGGGTACCACGTCTCCAGGCTGTCCGCTGGTGCCCCCGCCCCGGCTGCCGTGCCTCACGTGAGCGCTTCCGACGGCCCCCCCGGGAGAGCTGTCAGTCACCCCCCCGCGGAGGGGcctcccgcccccgccccggaAAGAGGCAGGGGTCAGGAGCCGCAATCCGTCCCCCTGTCCAcggtccctcctcctcctccgccggTCAGCCTGCCGGCACAGCTGGGTCCACCGCGAGAAGCTCGCACGTTAACGGGAGGCGGCAAAGCCGGGCACGTCCGCTCCACTCCTGAACCGCCAAGGCCCCTCGCGGGCCTTCCGCTGCCGGCGATGAAAGTCTGCGTGAGAGACGATCGCAGGTCTGTCGTGGTCGATCAGGGCCCGGCCGGCGAGAACAGGGGTGATATAGCCGTGCCCGTGGCTGGGGGCGGAGCTCCCAGAGAGGGCCCGATGCAGATGGGCGAGCCCCAGGCTTACGGAGCGCCACACTCCTCCAGTGAGGTgtgggaggaggaaggggagccAGGTGAGGAGGCCCTGCAGAGCGGGAGGTTGTACTACGCCCGCACCTACAAAGCCAGAAGGGGCCACGAGGACGGCCGGGGCTATCGGGACGGCCGGTGGAGAGAAGGAAGAGGGTACCGTGGGCGGAGAGGGTCAGACGACAGGAGGGATTACAGCTACAGGGATAGGAGAGCGGAAAACGGCCCCGGATATCCCGCCTCCAACATCAAAGGACCGAACAacaggggcagggggcggggctacAATCAGTACTCCAACGGTCGAGAGGCTGGCTACTCCGGCGGAAACCAGAGGAGCAACACCTATGCAGAGTCATAA
- the abce1 gene encoding ATP-binding cassette sub-family E member 1, with translation MSEKPTRIAIVNHDKCKPKKCRQECKKSCPVVRMGKLCIEVTSQSKIAWISESLCIGCGICIKKCPFGAISIVNLPSNMEKETTHRYCANSFKLHRLPIPRPGEVLGLVGTNGIGKSTALKILAGKQKPNLGKYDAPPDWQEILTYFRGSELQNYFTKILEDDLKAIVKPQYVDQIPKTVKGSVGSILSRKDDTKTEKIICDQLDLTHLRDRNVEDLSGGELQRFACAVVCIQRADIFMFDEPSSYLDVKQRLKAAITIRSLITPDRYIIVVEHDLSVLDYLSDFICCLYGVPSAYGVVTMPFSVREGINIFLDGYVPTENLRFRETSLVFKVAETANEEEIKKMCRYQYPHMKKAMGDFELEIIEGEFTDSEIMVMLGENGTGKTTFIRMLAGRLKPDEGGEVPLLNVSYKPQKISPKFKGSVRALLHEKIRDAYTHPQFITDVMKPMQIESIIDQDVQNLSGGELQRVALALCLGKPADVYLIDEPSAYLDSEQRLMAARVVKRFILHAKKTAFVVEHDFIMATYLADRVIVFDGIPSRSTAANTPQTLLAGMNKFLAQLEITFRRDPNNFRPRINKMNSIKDVEQKKSGNYFFLDD, from the exons atgtcagagaAACCGACCAGAATCGCAATTGTGAACCATGACAAGTGCAAACCCAAGAAATGCCGGCAGGAGTGCAAGAAGAGCTGTCCAGTGGTGCGAATGG gcAAGCTTTGCATAGAGGTCACATCACAAAGCAAAATAGCATGGATCTCTGAATCTCTCTGCATCGGATGTGGAATCTGCATTAAG aAATGCCCTTTTGGGGCCATATCAATTGTCAATCTGCCAAGCAACATGGAAAAAGAGACAACGCACAGATACTGTGCCAATTCCTTCAAGCTGCATAG GCTGCCTATCCCCAGGCCTGGCGAGGTTCTCGGATTAGTCGGGACCAACGGTATCGGGAAGTCGACGGCTCTGAAGATCCTCGCTGGAAAACAGAAGCCAAACCTGGGAAAGTATGAT GCGCCTCCGGACTGGCAAGAGATACTCACCTATTTCCGAGGTTCTGAACTGCAGAATTACTTCACCAAAATCCTGGAGGATGACCTGAAGGCTATAGTCAAGCCCCAGTATGTGGATCAGATCCCCAAAACCGTGAAG GGGTCTGTGGGATCCATCCTCAGCAGGAAAGATGACACCAAAACCGAAAAAATCATTTGTGACCAGCTGG ATCTGACCCATCTCAGGGACAGGAACGTAGAGGACCTATCAGGAGGAGAACTGCAGCGCTTCGCTTGCGCTGTGGTGTGCATCCAAAGAGCAGACAT CTTCATGTTCGACGAGCCGTCCAGTTACTTGGATGTGAAGCAGCGCTTGAAGGCTGCCATCACCATTCGCTCCCTCATCAccccagacag GTATATCATTGTTGTGGAGCACGACTTGAGTGTCCTGGACTATCTATCCGACTTCATCTGCTGTCTGTATGGAGTCCCAAGCGCTTACGGGGTGGTCACCATGCCTTTCAGCGTTCGGGAAG GCATTAATATCTTCCTGGACGGTTACGTGCCCACGGAGAACCTGCGTTTCCGAGAGACCTCGCTGGTGTTCAAGGTGGCCGAGACGGCCAACGAAGAGGAGATCAAGAAGATGTGCCGCTACCAGTACCCACACATGAAGAAGGCCATGGGCGACTTTGAGCTGGAGATCATCGAGGGAGAGTTCACCGACTCTGAGATCATGGTCATGCTGGGAGAGAACG GCACTGGCAAAACTACGTTCATCAGAATGCTTGCGGGCCGCCTTAAACCCGATGAAGGAG GGGAGGTGCCTCTCCTGAACGTCAGCTACAAGCCACAGAAGATCAGCCCCAAATTCAAA GGAAGTGTGCGCGCACTGCTTCACGAGAAGATCCGAGACGCGTACACCCACCCGCAGTTCATCACCGACGTCATGAAACCCATGCAGATTGAGAGCATCATCGATCAGGAT GTACAGAACCTGTCTGGAGGAGAGCTGCAGCGAGTGGCCCTGGCACTGTGTCTGGGCAAGCCGGCCGATGTCTATCTGATCGACGAGCCCTCGGCCTACCTGGACTCAGAGCAGCGTCTCATGGCTGCTAGGGTCGTCAAACG ATTCATCCTTCACGCTAAGAAGACTGCCTTCGTGGTGGAGCACGACTTCATCATGGCGACCTACCTGGCAGACCGTGTCATCGTGTTTGACGGTATTCCATCAAGGAGCACTGCTGCTAACAC ACCACAGACGCTGCTAGCCGGAATGAACAAGTTTTTGGCACAGCTGGAGATCACTTTCAGAAGAGACCCAAACAATTTCCGACCAAGAATCAACAAGATGAACTCGATCAAG GACGTGGAGCAGAAGAAGAGTGGCAACTATTTCTTCCTGGATGACTAA